One Nicotiana sylvestris chromosome 12, ASM39365v2, whole genome shotgun sequence genomic window carries:
- the LOC104226044 gene encoding uncharacterized protein: MEEYSKECEFWLPPQFLTDDDILLGFKTNSKGEENEMKSYFGCGFKNEFSFMLGPKSDLSSPVESVVGSTETESSDEEDYITELTRQMAHSTLENHKVQSLSSSPQSTLYGVLGYSKHQGSNIVSPNCSSQSRNGVVDLLYEAVGEVARMKMMEKEAGICRHKSGIWAPPRKASPAPVDPRNSKPNLASFYSNQPPQSYQQLQMAQFQRLKQQQIMKQGQGVLCPEKERFWNQQQLNQRRGQNGADRSVSAWPTLQQSHQQQQQTQPGSGMRAVFLGNTGPKRECAGTGVFIPKRPGIQTEPRKKTGCSTVLMPERVVQALNLNLDVTDSRLQSMVQPSCNNGGVLKYQNNLVDQQRRSLRTHPAVKSQEIILPQEWTY, translated from the exons ATGGAGGAATACTCAAAagagtgtgagttttggcttccGCCGCAGTTTCTAACTGATGATGACATTCTTTTAGGGTTTAAGACTAACAGTAAAGGGGAGGAAAATGAAATGAAGAGTTACTTTGGGTGTGGTTTTAAGAACGAGTTCTCATTTATGTTGGGTCCGAAATCGGATCTGAGTTCTCCGGTGGAGTCAGTTGTCGGCTCAACGGAGACagagagtagtgatgaggaagatTATATCACTGAGTTAACTCGCCAAATGGCTCACTCCACTCTTGAAAACCACAAG GTTCAGAGTTTGTCAAGTTCTCCTCAGTCAACGTTATATGGTGTTCTCGGGTACTCAAAACATCAGGGTTCAAATATTGTAAGCCCAAATTGCTCTTCTCAGAGTAGAAATGGGGTTGTGGATTTGCTTTATGAAGCAGTGGGCGAAGTTGCAAGAATGAAGATGATGGAGAAAGAGGCTGGAATCTGTCGTCATAAAAGTGGAATATGGGCGCCGCCCAGAAAGGCAAGTCCAGCTCCTGTAGACCCAAGAAACTCTAAACCGAATCTTGCTTCGTTTTACTCTAATCAGCCACCACAGTCTTACCAGCAGTTACAAATGGCTCAA TTTCAGCGGTTGAAGCAACAACAGATAATGAAGCAAGGACAAGGAGTATTGTGCCCCGAAAAAGAGAGATTTTGGAACCAGCAGCAGTTGAATCAGCGGAGAGGCCAAAATGGAGCTGATAGGTCAGTTTCTGCTTGGCCGACTCTGCAACAATCTCACCAGCAGCAGCAGCAGACTCAGCCTGGCTCAGGCATGCGAGCTGTTTTTCTAGGAAATACTGGACCCAAAAGGGAGTGTGCTGGAACTGGGGTTTTTATTCCCAAAAGACCTGGAATACAAACTGAACCAAGAAAGAAGACAG GTTGTTCGACAGTTTTAATGCCAGAAAGAGTGGTCCAAGCCCTGAATCTGAATTTGGATGTAACGGACTCTCGGCTGCAGTCTATGGTTCAACCCAGTTGTAATAATG GTGGTGTTTTGAAGTACCAGAATAATTTGGTGGATCAACAAAGACGCAGTTTGAGAACTCATCCGGCGGTTAAATCCCAAGAGATCATACTTCCTCAGGAGTGGACTTATTGA